TTGAATTGCACTGTCAGAGAGAGCAAGTTCGGCTGCTCGCTGTAAAACTTTGATCGCCTTGGTAAACTGTCCTTTCTGGAGAAAAATTGTCCCCATCGTGCGATAAGCAAGGAGATTATCTGGTGCGAGGGTAGTTACTCGTAAAAAAGCATCCAATGCACCATCGTAGTTTTGTTGGCGTAGCAGCACCACTCCCAAACCTAAATGAGCATTTACCAGATTCGGATCGAGTTTGATGGTTTGATTGTAAGCATTGGCAGCTTCAGCATGAGCTTGAGAACTAGCGAGGCTATATGCCAGTCCGTAATAAAAATAAGCATTGTCACTTTCTAGAGCGATCGCTTTTTGGAAAGCATTGACTGCTGCGGGAAAGTTACCTCGAACCGCTTGTAAATAACCGATTGCCGAAAAGACTTGCGGATTTTCTCGTTCTAAACTAATTACGTGCTGGTAAGCATTCAAAGCCTCAGCTAGTTTACCCTGTTCTACCAATTCTTTGCCTTGACTTAAAAGCCGATTGACTTCTAGATCTGCTTGCCATTGTTCTAATGTCTCATTAGCTGAATGAGCATTAACAGGTAAAATTACCCCGACTATTCCATTTAAGAGAACGAGCTTAAATATTAGTAGTTTCACCTGCATTAGTTGTTTTCGATTAACGAGGGATAATTTTAGAGGTAAAGATAAAAGAGGATGCATAAGTGATTCGATCGATGTTGTTTTTCGTCCTAGCTGGACTCTGCGAAATTGGTGGGGGTTATTTGGTCTGGCTATGGTTGCGAGAAGGAAAGAGTATTTGGCTAGCACTAATCGGAGTGGCGATCCTGGGTTTATATGGCGCAGTTCCAACACTACAACCCACTGACTTTGGGCGTGCCTATGCAGCATATGGTGGTGTTTTTATTGTGCTGTCTATCTCATGGGGCTGGCTGATCGATCGGATTAGACCTGATAAATT
The nucleotide sequence above comes from Stanieria cyanosphaera PCC 7437. Encoded proteins:
- a CDS encoding tetratricopeptide repeat protein translates to MQVKLLIFKLVLLNGIVGVILPVNAHSANETLEQWQADLEVNRLLSQGKELVEQGKLAEALNAYQHVISLERENPQVFSAIGYLQAVRGNFPAAVNAFQKAIALESDNAYFYYGLAYSLASSQAHAEAANAYNQTIKLDPNLVNAHLGLGVVLLRQQNYDGALDAFLRVTTLAPDNLLAYRTMGTIFLQKGQFTKAIKVLQRAAELALSDSAIQLELGIAWLNLNNIPKAIAAFEQAAEFNPEDGKIHFQIGKILQLEGNTEAALAEYRKTASREPDLVAARKAIADILLEQQDYLMAIVEHRQAIALDPQDAQSYYHLGLALRERQRNGEAITAFKQALNLYQQQGNTEQIEEIKIILDDLRE
- a CDS encoding YnfA family protein, yielding MLFFVLAGLCEIGGGYLVWLWLREGKSIWLALIGVAILGLYGAVPTLQPTDFGRAYAAYGGVFIVLSISWGWLIDRIRPDKFDLLGGWIILLGVLVMMYAPRN